ggccggggcgtgcGGGGCTTGGTGCGGGGGGGCCCATTGacaggggatttggggggattcgGGGGGTTTTCGGGGTCCTGAGGGGGTTGGGGGTCTTGAGGGAGCGTTTGGGGGCTAGTTTGGGGAGGTTTCAAGGGTATTTTGAGGGTATTGGGGGTCTTGAGGGGGTTGGGAGATTTGGGGGAGCATTTAGGAGGTTTGGGGGTCTCGAGGGAGTGTTtttggggggtgtttgggggtcctgagggggtgttttggggggtgcttgggggtatttgggggtctcGAGGGGGTTGAGCGATTTGGGGGAGTATTCAGGTGGTTCAGGGGTCTTGAGGGGGTGTTTGGGGGCGTTGCAAAGGGGGGGCAGGGGTGGATCTGGGAGCCCTGATTTAAGGGGGAGATTCAGGGGTGCCCGTTGCGGAGGGGGGGGGAGTTGAGGGCCCCCATTGCGAGGGTGATTTTGGGGCGGTTCAGGACAATTCGGGGCGTTCCGCTccaggccccgccgccggcccagcCATGGCCCAGGCCTccggggccgaggcggcgggAGGAGGCACCCGGCGGCCGGAGgagcccggctgccccggccccacgTCGCTGCCAGCGCTGACCCCGCTGCTGGAGCAGCACCTGGCACCAGCCCGGCAGCCCGAGGAGCCGCGCGTCCGGCGGGCGTTCTGGGAGATCATTCTGGCCGCCACCACACGCGCCTGGGAGGCGGCCAGTGGCAACCCGCACgacccggcccgcggcggggagATTCGCCAGCGCTTGCTGTCCTACCTGGTGCTGGCGTCCGAGTGGCTCTTCCTGCACTACCTGCGGCTCATGAggagcagccggagaaggggcatCTTCTCCGAGCAGGCCAACCTCACCCGCTTCTGCGCCCAGCTGGCCCTCGACTGCGCTGCCTACTTTGACGTGGCTGCCGTCCGGCGCCAGCTCGTCGCGGAGATGAGATCCCCTGTGGCCCGCGGCCTCCAGAGTTCCAagagcggccgcggggccgcgcggggctgccggctCGGCGTCACCGTTGGCCACCTGCTCCGGCTCACGCGGCCGCCGGCCCCCTCCTCCCAGGAGAAGCTCGCGATGGACAtcagggagctggagagcatcCCGTCCCCAGACCTCAGCCGCGTCCCCCGCTGGCTTTCCGGCGGGAGGACGCGCTTCCCGCTGTCTGCCCTCCGGGAGCTGCGCTGCGAGGCGATCCGCACTCCCTGCCCGCAGCCCTCCGGCACCGACAGCCGCCCCGGTGCCGAGTGGCCCAAGGCCGGTTCCCGTTCATTGCCGGACCTGAGAGAGGGGCGACGGCTCCTGGAtgagctggggctgccccggccccctcggCGCCTCTCCCCGGTGGTGCTGGCTCGCAGCAGGGAGCCAGAAGAGGCCAGGAGCCGCCCGGCCGCCCTGGCCGTGGCGGAGGATCTGCGCCGGCTGACgcagcgggcggccgggcgggagcTGAGCGAGGACCCACGACTGCCGCCCCTCCTTGCCGTGCTCACGCGCCGCAGCTGGGACGACGCTCGGCTCCGGCGCCTCCGGGAGCAGCTCCGGCAGGAGGAGCTGGCCCCGACGCTGCAGCCCATGTGCCCACGGCCCCCCGCCATGCCGTGGCCCGGCCCAAGAGCGAAGGTGGCCACACTGCAGGTGCCCGTCCGGGCCTTCATGGACGCGGTGACGCTGCGGGGCTTCCCGCCGCTGTGCAGCGACCTCCTGGGGGACCCACACGCGGCCTTGGCGGACGCCCTGGATGCCGGGCTCTGCCCGGGGAGGGAGGTGCGGGAGGTCTACGCGGAGCTGGCAAAGAACCTCCCCAGCGAGCGGCTGCGCTTCGACCGCGAGCCCCTGGTGCAGCCCTCGGCCACGGACCAGGATCTCTGCCGCAGCTCGACCTCGGCGACGCTGCCCGAGGCGCGGCGGGAGCTGGTGATCAACGCCGAGCTGAGCAAAACGCTGCCGGTGGCGCAGCGCAGCTCCGAGGCGCCCACTGCCCCCGCGCTGGCCCCCAGGAACGTGCCCTGGAAGCAGAGAGGCTCCTGGCACCGGTGGTGGAAAACCGCCTTCGGCTTCGACGACTACCTGAAGTTCGTCTCCACCACGGAGACCGACTACCTGCACGTGATATTCCACCTGTGCAGCCGagccggcgaggaggaggaggaggagctggcgGTCTgccgggagcaggagcagagggagagggagccGACGCCGCAGGCAGCGGAGCAGCGAgccccgcggggcggctccggcgcggagCGCTTCGTGCCGGGGCTGTGGAAACCGGAGGAGCCGGGGCCGCCCGAGGAGACGAGGGCGCTGCAGAAGCGCCTGGagcggctctgggccgtgctgcACGTCTCCGGCCGGGAGAAGCTCGCCATGGCCGTCAAGTACAGCTGCGGCGCGGGCTAcgcgcgcctccccgccgcgctgGACGCCTGGGAGGCGGCCGCCAGCCGCATCCAGGAGCGCGAGCTCCTGCTGGCTCGCCTGGAGGCGCTGGAAGAAAACGCCTCCGACCCCAACCGCTTCTTTGAGAGGAAGCCGGGATCtggccggagccgggccggggaggCGCGGGCCAGGAGGCGCCTGCACGCCGCCATCGCCCGCCGCGACACCGCGCTCTCCGCTGCCCTGTGGACGATCGGGGCCACGTTCGGCGACACGGTGACCTTCAAGGGCCGCCCCTACCTGGAGAAGATGCGCTGGGACAAGGTGGAGATGCTCTACTGGCTGCagcagcggcgccgcgccgggctgctGGGTGCCGAGCAGGCGGGGGGGCTTCCTCCGCTGGGCGGCCGGGCGCCCGCCGGCCTAGCGGGAGGCTCCCGGCGCTAAGTCGAGCCCGGCGGACGTTGGAGCGTCGGGAGAGGGTGCGGAAGTGCCGAAAACGGTCAATAAAGCCGCGGGAGAGGGATGGCGCAGGGGTTTCCCTGCTGGGGTGACCCGGCAGCCCTGAGCGCACTTCCCGCTCCCGTCCCAGCAGCAGCCCAGATGCCTCTActagaaaaatatgtttatttttcccctccgGAAAAAAGGGagtgccccgctctgccccggagCGATGTCACCAAGGCGGAACGGGCACCGTATCCGCTGCCGGCGCCACGAAGGGAACGTCGCCGGCtcctccctgccccgctgccccaggTCCCCCCGAGCGTCGGAGGCGTCTTGCTGCCGCTCGCCCCGTCTCCGTCTCCGTCTCCATCTTGGGGGAGCAGGACGCGGCTCCTGGCGgcagcgaggaggggggggatCCGCCCGGGGATCCCGCTCCGTCCGCCGTGCGCCTCCCGTCCCGCGAGGCcccggggctccgctccccggcggCCGAGGGGGTGAGCCGAGCgcagcccccttcctgcccctcgGTCACTAACCTACGGCGGGGTGTGGGGGGAAGGAATCGGGTTTCCCGGGTCCGGGAGCCCCCCCGGCGTGCCGGGAGGGGcgcggggaggcgcggcggctCTAGGCGAGGCTGTCCTTGACCTGCTGCACGATGCGCGCCCTCACGGCCCGCGCCTCGCTGGAGATCTGCACGTAGGGAGTCTGTACGGGcagctcgggctcgggctcggcacCGTCGGGCGGCTCGGCACCCTCGGGCAGCTCCAGGGGCATGCGGCGGCTGAGGGCGATGTTGTGCAGGATGCAGCAGGCCAGGAAGATCTGGCAGACCTTCTGCGGCGTGTACTGCAGCGAGCCGCTGGCCTTGTCCAGGCAGCGGAAGCGCATCTTGAGCAGGGCGCAGGTCTGGCGCAGCGCCGCCAGCGCCTCGTGGTGCAGGGCGTTGTAGCGCTCCTCCGCCGGGCTGCACGGGAACAGGATGGGGGTCATCAGCCACGTCTTCAGCGGGTAACTCCGGTCTCCTGgcgagaggggagggagaagggaggcgTGAGCGGCCacgtccccgcgccgccgccgccctccgtcCCTCCCGCCGCCTCTGGAAGCGCTAAAACCCTCCCGGGAGATTAACGCCGCTCCCAGCGCTCGTGCCGCAGGGAAGCGGCGTTTGCTCCGTGTTTATCCTCCCCTCGGGCGCCCGCGGCTCCGGGAATGCCGGCCCCGCGCATCCCGATCGCCCCGCGGGTctccccgtcccatcccgtcccgctGTGGCTGGGCGGCCGGGCTCGAGCGGGATCGAGGCGCCGCTCTGAGTCGGCTCTGCCAAGAGGCCCGCGCGGACGGAGCTGCCAGCGCCCTGGCTCACCCAGCAGCCAGGCGCCGTCAAGCCGGGCGCCGTCGAGCAGCCGGGCCAGGGCCGAGTTCTCCAGCACGGCGGCGTTGGGGCAGGAGCCGGGGTACTTGGCCACCACGTTGGTGATGGTGCCGCGGGCGTCGCACACCACCTGCATGTTCATGGAGTGGTAGTTGCGGGCGTTGCGGTAGGCCAGCTCGTTCTCGGAGGGCGCCCGCAGCGCCACGTGCAtgctgcccagcagccccagcacgccggggaagggccccgccggcggccccggcgcccggcccggtgCGGGGAAGGCGATgtagcgcgccgcccgccgctgcaGCGCCTCCAGGAACTGTGCCAGGCAGTTGGACATGGCGGACTGGCTGATGCCGGTGGTGTCGCGCGTGGCCGTCTGGAAGGAGCCcgaggccaggaaggtgagggcGGAGGTGACCTTGACGGCCACGGGCAGCGCGTGGCTGCGGCCCGTGAGGCTCTCCAGGTCGGAGCCCAGCTCGCTGCAGAGCCCGGCGATGGCGGCCTTGTCGAGGCGGTAGCGCCGCAGCACCTGCTCCTCGCTGAGGTCCAGGAAGGAGCTGCGGGCCCGGTACACCCGGTGCTCGGGGTAGaagcgccggcggcggccccgcttccgccgcgccccggccgccgctgccgccgccgcctcgctgctcCGCTCCCGCacccgccgcagcagcagcaccgAGTCTGACATGGCCCCGCGCCTGcggccgggagggagggagggcgtcagggcgcggggggacgcggccgacgggggctggggggggcaggagaggggcaggcTGGGGGTCGAGGGCTGATCGGGGCAGGATAGGGGCAAGATGGGGGGCAGGaatggggcaggggggcaggcTGGGGGTCAGGGGCTGCACAGGGGCAGGATGGGGGTcgagggggcaggaggggggcaagatggggggcaggatgggggctgGGAGAGGCAGTGGGACAAAAGGGGGACACTGGGGAGGGCGTGGCTAAGGCGGGGGCGTGGCTAAGACGAGGGGGTGTGGCCAGGCCGCTCCAGGCGAGGCAGCTCCAGGCCCGGCAGGGGCGGAaccctcagggtggggggggcgtgACCCAAATTGGGGGCGTGGCCGCCCCGGTGGCAGTGAAGGGCGGGTTCGTcccggggtgggggcggggctcCCCGATGGGGGCAACTCCAGGCCCGGAGGAGGCGGGGCTGCCGGTGAGGGCGGGGCTCCGGGAGGGGCGGGGCTCCCGGTGCCGGTGAGGGGCGGGTCTCGCCGCGGTcctggcggggcggggcggggcggggctgttccccccctccccgctcccctccctcCGCCCCCGGCACCGACCCGGCTCCGCCGCTCGCGCCGCTCCGAccccgccgggctccgcggcgccgccaggccccgccccctcgcccccgccccgattggccgccgccgccctcacgTGACCGGAACCTCCCCCTCCCTCCGGCCTCCGCGCTCCACATCCGGGTCGCCGCGCGGCGCGATTGGCCGCCGGGCGCGCGCGCCTCGTCCCTGACGTcagcccgcgcgcgcgcgcgggcgcgGGCCCGGCGTCGCCCCGCGGCGGCTTGGCCAAtcgcgccgcggcgcccgggaaGCGGCAGCCAATCAGCgggcgcggcgccgcgcgcggggcggggcgccgcggaggggagggggagccgcggggtggagccgccgccgccgccattttgTCGCCGTCACCCGTCCCGGCGCGAGCGGAGGAGACGTTGTGGTGagcggccgcctcccccccccggccctgcgcgggcgcggcggcctcccggggcctcccctcttctcccttcgccgccgggccgcccccgggcGCCGGGGCCTCGGTCTCCGCCTCGTGGCGGCGGCCCTCAGGCCTCTGggccctcccccgccgcggcccggcccgcgcgaCGGCCCCGAGCGGCGGCTTCCCCCGCcgggcggcccggcccagccccctGTTAGTCGCAATAGAGGCCCCGCGGGGCGGATGGGGCCCTTCCTCGGCCCCCGGGGCTGCTTGAGGTGTCCGGGGCCTGGCGTGGGGCCCGGCGGTGCCGGGGAAGGGGCTCTGCCCGGGGACGGGAGCCACCGCGGCGCGTCCTGGTGTCCCCGTGACCGATTCTCTCTTCCCCGGCGCAGGCTTGGCCGAGATGGTGAAGCTGTTCATCGGGAACCTGCCGCGGGAGGCGACGGAGCAGGAGATCCGCTCGCTCTTCGAGCAGTACGGCAAGGTGCTGGAGTGCGACATCATCAAGAACTACGGCTTCGTGCACATCGAGGACAAGACGGCGGCCGAAGACGCCATCCGCAACCTGCACCACCACAAGCTGCACGGCGTCTGCATCAACGTGGAGGCCAGCAAGAACAAGAGCAAGGCCTCCACCAAGCTGCACGTGGGCAACATCAGCCCCACCTGCACCAACCTGGAGCTGCGAGCCAAGTTCGAGGAGTACGGCCCCGTCATCGAGTGCGACATCGTCAAGGACTATGCCTTTGTGCACATGGAGCGGGCGGAGGACGCGGTGGAGGCCATCCGTGGCCTGGACAACACCGAGTTCCAAGGTGAAACATGAACCGGGGCCGCTGCGGCCTTCGCTAGGAGTAGGTAGCGCCAGGCTGTGCCCCGAGGAAGCAGGTCAGGTAGGAGAGCAGGGTGCCGAGGCCGTCTCTGAGCGTGGGGAGGGGCTGCTCGAGGTGGGAGCTCTGGCTCCAGCGTAGCTCTCGCCTGCTGCCTGTGCTAGCTGCACCCTGCAGTAGGGAGCTCCCTGAGCACGCCTGTGGCGTGGCCCAATCCGCTGCGCGTTGCCTCCTCCAGGGCCTTGTGCCGTCACCTGCCCCTCGGGCAGCTGCATTCGGATccctctgggatctgctcagccCCTACCCAGGCAGCGAGGGGCTGCCCCTCCCCAGAAGGCAGGGAGACGAGGAAACCCGGGCCCTGGGGCTACCCACAGCGTTGCCGAGCTCCGCAGCTCCCGGCAGTCGTGTGCCCGCCGAGCTAGCGCAGACCGTCCCGGAGACATCCCAGGGGGAGACAGCAGGCAGGCGCAGAGGGGTGCGGGCGATGGGTCGCCGGAGCAGTGCCCTCGGCCTGGTCCTGGCCACTGCTCCGGTCCGTGGGGCTGGTCCAGCTAAGGGCAGCTTGGCAGGGGGGGGGGTTGCGGGGCCCCTCGGGGTTCTGGAGCCAGAAGCTGGAGGTGTTTGTGgccttttctccttccccagtCGCACGCGTGGCGAGGTTCAGTTCCTGGCCTCGTCCTGCTGGAGGGAGAGAGGGTAATAGCAGAAAAAAGTCACTTTTCCTGAGTTTCCTGCACCAAACAAGCAGCCACGTGGATTCAGAGACAACCTCTACCTGTCCTTAGGTGCCCCACCTCTCTTCCGGCTGGGATCAAACACTGGCCACGTAAAAAATTGGCTTGCACTTCCCATGCCGTCTGTAACAGCCTGGTCCCGTGAGGCTTCTCTGCGCGCAGAGATGCCCGAGCCGCGCGGATGGTGGTCCGCTGCCCGTGGCCAAAGCCGGCTTCAGTGGCCGGAGAGGGGTGCAGGcgcgggagggaggcaggatgggAGCCGCGGTGGGGAGGGGTGTCGCTCCGAAACAGCGCTCCAGCTCCGGGGGAAGGAGTTACGCCCCCAGCTCCTAGGTAAGAGCAAGGCTGTCAGCGCCAAGAGCCGGGACCTGAAATCCGCTGGTCAAACGCAAGCGCTTTCCCTGGAAACGTGCAGGGGAAATAGTTCCCTTGGGCTTTGTGGcacagccaggaccccggggTCTGGACGGAGCTGCGggggcttcctcctcctcctggcctcGAGCCAGGTCCGCGCGCTCCCCTGCTGCGAACGGGTTTCAGAGGAAAATCCGGGCGGATGCACTTTGGGCCGCCAGCCCGGGGGTGTCTCGGGGAGCGCAAGGAGCAGGGCGCTTCCCCGCgcgcggcagggcagggcttCCCCAGGTCTGGGGTCTCCGGGAAGCGCAGCGTGGCCTTCCCTCCGCGGCCGAGCGCGGATGCCAAGCCGTGACAGCTCCGGCCTTAGCGGTCCCGTTAGGAAGAGCCTCGAAAGCAGCGGCGTAAGCGCCCTGTAGCCGGGGAAGCCGTGCGGAGCCGGCACGCGCTTGTCTGCTTCTGCCCCTCCAAGCTGGACTCGCGTGAGCGAAGCAGAACCCCAAGAGAAGCTGTGTCCGTGTAGCTCCTTGTCCTGCTTCCCTCCCGGAGCAGAGCTGCCGTAAACGGCtgcctgccagggctcccctggcCCCTCCTCAGCTCCTGCAGCCCCGGCTCTGCTCCGGGACCTTCCTCACAGCCTGCTctccctcttcttcccccccATTGCTGTCCGCATCCCTGCGGAGCCCGGCTGCCCTTCCCCGCGTCCGCGTGGCCCTGACCCGGCACCGCTATCCGGGGCCGTGGTGAGAGGCGGCTGCGCTCCCTGGGGAGCCGGGAGGCTCCCGCGCGGCAGCGCAGCTGGCGGCTCTTCCCTCTAAACCCTTCCGCTTCCCCGGCTCGTGGCCAGGCTCTCCCCATCGAGGTCTGGCGTGGGAAGCCCCGGGAAGTTGCCATCGGTGTCTGAGCGAGGCAGATGAGCCCGACTGGTCCCATGACCCCTGCGGGAAGCGGAACGGGCTGGTTTTATTCACTCCCTTCCCAAGAACCTTTTTCAGACGCTGTTTCCCAGGCCGGCACGTATCCAGGGGCAGAGCTCGGCTTCACGCCGGCTCCGGGTCCAGCTCCGCGTCCCCTTGCAGGTTGCGAGCGGCGCAGGGCGTCTGATTGCGCTGCCTGGCTGCAAACGCGGGCGGTATCCAGAGCCTCCGTCCCTCGTGGGCTGTCCGGGGCCGCCCGGCTCCGCCGGAGTGCGGGAGCCGCTGGCGCAGGTTTGGGCCCGGAGGCTgagcgggcgcgcggcggcgagccggggGCCGCTCGGGCCCTGGCAGCGCCGCGCGGAGGAGCGGCACAGGGCGGCCGCCAGTCGGGCCGCCCTGGCCCCCGCAGGGGCGGCAGCTTCGGCTCTCGCTCGTCTGTGCTTCTCTTGCCTTCCCTTTGTGGCCTCGGTTAATTATAGCAACCCTTCTTGCGTCTGTTTCTTAAAGGCAAGCGGATGCGCGTGCAGTTGTCCACGAGTCGGCTCAGGACCGCGCCCGGGATGGGAGACAAGAGCGGCTGCTACCGGTGCGGGAAGGAAGGGCACTGGTCTAAAGAGTGTCCGGTAGATCGCCCGGGGCAAGTGGCTGACTTTACCGAGGCCTATAATGAGCAGTACGGAGCGGTGCGCACTCCCTACCCCGCGGGCTATGGGGAGACCATGTATTACGATGACGGGTATGGCGGAATGGTCGACTACTACAAGCGCTACCGCGTGAGGTCCTATGCGACGGCCTCTGCATACGACGCCTATGCAGAGCAGACCATGGCCCAGTACTCGCAGTACGCGCAGTACTCCCAAGTGCAGTCCACGGCCATGGCCGCCACCACAGCCATGGCCAGTCGCATCCCCACCACCCTAGACCCGTACGATAGAGCTCTGCTGCCGACCCCGGGAGCGGCAGCCGccgtggccgccgccgccaccgcggccgcggcggccgcctccTCCACCTATTACACCCGGGATAGAAGCCCCCTGCGCCGCACGGCAGCCGCGGCCACCACCGTCGGAGAGGCGTACACTTACGATCGTAGTCAGCTGTCGCCGGTCTCGTCGGTCGCTCGGGCCTCCCTCTACGACATGCAGC
This Apteryx mantelli isolate bAptMan1 chromosome 37, bAptMan1.hap1, whole genome shotgun sequence DNA region includes the following protein-coding sequences:
- the CCDC87 gene encoding coiled-coil domain-containing protein 87; translated protein: MAQASGAEAAGGGTRRPEEPGCPGPTSLPALTPLLEQHLAPARQPEEPRVRRAFWEIILAATTRAWEAASGNPHDPARGGEIRQRLLSYLVLASEWLFLHYLRLMRSSRRRGIFSEQANLTRFCAQLALDCAAYFDVAAVRRQLVAEMRSPVARGLQSSKSGRGAARGCRLGVTVGHLLRLTRPPAPSSQEKLAMDIRELESIPSPDLSRVPRWLSGGRTRFPLSALRELRCEAIRTPCPQPSGTDSRPGAEWPKAGSRSLPDLREGRRLLDELGLPRPPRRLSPVVLARSREPEEARSRPAALAVAEDLRRLTQRAAGRELSEDPRLPPLLAVLTRRSWDDARLRRLREQLRQEELAPTLQPMCPRPPAMPWPGPRAKVATLQVPVRAFMDAVTLRGFPPLCSDLLGDPHAALADALDAGLCPGREVREVYAELAKNLPSERLRFDREPLVQPSATDQDLCRSSTSATLPEARRELVINAELSKTLPVAQRSSEAPTAPALAPRNVPWKQRGSWHRWWKTAFGFDDYLKFVSTTETDYLHVIFHLCSRAGEEEEEELAVCREQEQREREPTPQAAEQRAPRGGSGAERFVPGLWKPEEPGPPEETRALQKRLERLWAVLHVSGREKLAMAVKYSCGAGYARLPAALDAWEAAASRIQERELLLARLEALEENASDPNRFFERKPGSGRSRAGEARARRRLHAAIARRDTALSAALWTIGATFGDTVTFKGRPYLEKMRWDKVEMLYWLQQRRRAGLLGAEQAGGLPPLGGRAPAGLAGGSRR
- the LOC136995057 gene encoding putative nuclease HARBI1 isoform X1, which gives rise to MSDSVLLLRRVRERSSEAAAAAAAGARRKRGRRRRFYPEHRVYRARSSFLDLSEEQVLRRYRLDKAAIAGLCSELGSDLESLTGRSHALPVAVKVTSALTFLASGSFQTATRDTTGISQSAMSNCLAQFLEALQRRAARYIAFPAPGRAPGPPAGPFPGVLGLLGSMHVALRAPSENELAYRNARNYHSMNMQVVCDARGTITNVVAKYPGSCPNAAVLENSALARLLDGARLDGAWLLGDRSYPLKTWLMTPILFPCSPAEERYNALHHEALAALRQTCALLKMRFRCLDKASGSLQYTPQKVCQIFLACCILHNIALSRRMPLELPEGAEPPDGAEPEPELPVQTPYVQISSEARAVRARIVQQVKDSLA
- the LOC136995057 gene encoding putative nuclease HARBI1 isoform X2; this translates as MSDSVLLLRRVRERSSEAAAAAAAGARRKRGRRRRFYPEHRVYRARSSFLDLSEEQVLRRYRLDKAAIAGLCSELGSDLESLTGRSHALPVAVKVTSALTFLASGSFQTATRDTTGISQSAMSNCLAQFLEALQRRAARYIAFPAPGRAPGPPAGPFPGVLGLLGSMHVALRAPSENELAYRNARNYHSMNMQVVCDARGTITNVVAKYPGSCPNAAVLENSALARLLDGARLDGAWLLARRRSATTPCTTRRWRRCARPAPCSRCASAAWTRPAARCSTRRRRSARSSWPAASCTTSPSAAACPWSCPRVPSRPTVPSPSPSCPYRLPTCRSPARRGP
- the LOC106496988 gene encoding RNA-binding protein 4B-like, encoding MVKLFIGNLPREATEQEIRSLFEQYGKVLECDIIKNYGFVHIEDKTAAEDAIRNLHHHKLHGVCINVEASKNKSKASTKLHVGNISPTCTNLELRAKFEEYGPVIECDIVKDYAFVHMERAEDAVEAIRGLDNTEFQGKRMRVQLSTSRLRTAPGMGDKSGCYRCGKEGHWSKECPVDRPGQVADFTEAYNEQYGAVRTPYPAGYGETMYYDDGYGGMVDYYKRYRVRSYATASAYDAYAEQTMAQYSQYAQYSQVQSTAMAATTAMASRIPTTLDPYDRALLPTPGAAAAVAAAATAAAAAASSTYYTRDRSPLRRTAAAATTVGEAYTYDRSQLSPVSSVARASLYDMQRFERDPYADRARYSAF